A DNA window from Sphaeramia orbicularis chromosome 22, fSphaOr1.1, whole genome shotgun sequence contains the following coding sequences:
- the mok gene encoding LOW QUALITY PROTEIN: MAPK/MAK/MRK overlapping kinase (The sequence of the model RefSeq protein was modified relative to this genomic sequence to represent the inferred CDS: deleted 3 bases in 3 codons): protein MMHYSNWLIGVKNRACLRNACKTPPNTDWDNRGNVLDVQNNNPQPCEKASELAINTHLWKKGYKLLKKIGEGTFSEVVKTQSLKDGKFYACKTMKQTINSLEQANNLREVQAMKRLSPHANIIQLHELIFDKETGTVSLICELMEMNIYEFIQGRQTPLPDQTVKHYMYQLCKSLEHMHSCGILPQRCEAENILIKQNILKLGDFGSCRSVYSKPPHTEYISTRWYRAPECLLTDGYYSLKMDIWSAGCVFFEIMSLNPLFPGSNELDQVAKIHDVLGTTDQSLLQKFKQSRAMHFNFPPKKGTGISRLIPNCPAPALSLLYQMLAYDPDERITAETALRHTYFREIRLTEKKAEDTSQSWEWDGLGSSGMHNSLEHIWRPTRLGRQMRGRHTRPNAFESHNIKHAGEPLIRRNIPHYPTELPKLNMVVPGPQISFPVSTMPAFTVTHRGTLPAITSKKCQSRLVKPRDESHRAAFKSYYMPPLDRKHRGY from the exons ATGATGCACTATTCAAACTGGCTTATTGGCGTGAAAAACAGGGCATGTCTTCGAAATGCATGTAAAACACCCCCTAACACCGACTGGGACAACAGGGGAAATGTTCTGGACGTGCAGAATAACAACCCGCAACCTTGTGAAAAGGCATCCGAGCTAGCGATCAACACCCACCTCTGGAAAAAGG GCTACAAACTACTGAAGAAAATTGGGGAGGGCACATTCTCAGAGGTGGTGAAAACCCAGAGTCTGAAAGATGGCAAATTCTACGCCTGTAAAACAATGAAACAGACGATTAACAG CCTGGAGCAGGCAAACAACCTGCGGGAGGTCCAGGCGATGAAGAGATTGAGCCCACATGCAAATATAATCCAGCTACATGAACTAATTTT tGACAAAGAAACAGGAACCGTGTCACTGATTTGTGAGTTGATGGAGATGAACATCTATGAGTTTATTCAAG GAAGACAAACGCCACTGCCAGATCAAACAGTGAAGCACTACATGTACCAGCTGTGCAAGTCACTTGAACATATGCACAG CTGTGGGATTCTTCCACAGAGATGTGAAGCAGAAAACATCCTCATCAAA CAAAACATTCTGAAGCTCGGAGACTTCGGCTCCTGTCGGAGTGTGTACTCGAAGCCTCCACACACAGAGTACATCTCTACTCGCTGGTACCGCGCCCCAGAGTGCCTTCTCACTGACGGCTACTACAGCTTAAAGATGGACATCTGGAGCGCTGGTTGTGTCTTTTTCGAAATCATGAG CTTGAATCCTCTCTTTCCTGGGAGTAATGAGTTGGACCAGGTCGCCAAGATCCATGACGTCCTGGGGACCACAGATCAAAGTCTGCTACAAAAGTTCAAGCA GTCTAGAGCGATGCATTTTAACTTTCCTCCAAAGAAAGGAACTGGGATCTCCCGTTTGATCCCGAACTGCCCGGCCCCTGCTCTGTCACTGCTCTATCAGATGTTGGCCTATGACCCTGATGAGCGCATCACTGCAGAAACAGCTCTGCGGCACACTTACTTTAGGGAAATCAG gcTAACAGAGAAGAAAGCTGAGGACACTTCTCAGAGTTGGGAATGGGATGGACTAGGAAGTAGCGGGATGCACAACTCTTTAGAGCACATTTGGCGC CCAACCAGACTTGGTCGACAAATGAgaggaagacatacaagaccaaaCGCCTTTGAGT CA CATAATATCAAGCACGCAGGAGAA CCGCTCATCAGACGGAACATCCCTCATTAC CCGACGGAGCTGCCCAAACTCAACATGGTGGTACCAGGACCGCAGATCTCCTTCCCAGTCTCCACTATGCCTGCATTTACTGTGACTCACCGTGGAACACTGCCAGCCATCACATCGAAAAAGTGCCAGTCACGGTTGGTCAAG CCCAGGGATGAGTCACACCGAGCAGCTTTCAAGAGTTACTACATGCCACCTCTGGATCGGAAACACAGAGGCTACTGA